CGAAGGTTGGCTGATCGCTCCCTTTTTAAGGTTTCTGGGGATGAGTTTGACAAATGTGGAGACCGTGATATAATAAATCATGAAGTTTTCTGGGCCTCCGTAGCTCAAGCTGGTAGAGCAGCGGACTCTTAATCCGCGGGCTGCAGGTTCGAGTCCTGCCGGAGGCATAAAATTTAAAAGCCAAAAAGCTGTGAACGGGTGGAGTAGGCGCCAGAGCGGGGTTTCAGAGAGCTGGGGTAAGGTGAGAGCCCAGCACCTTCGCCGGCGTTGAATGGGCCCGGGAGCTGCGAGGAGGAACAGGAAAGCCCTAAGCTTTCCTTAGTATGCCGAGCCGGAGACGCCACCGTTATCAGGGCTGAGGGCATCTGGCTTGAAGCCACGTGCCCGCGAAAGAGAGGGGTTAGTTTCAACTAACCCAATCGGGGTGGCACCGCGGAAAACCCGTCCCGGAAGGGACGGGTTTTTTGTTTTATACCCAAAAAAGGAGGAAGAAAAATGGAAAGGTTCAAGTTTAATTTGGACGAAAATCAATTGCCACAAGCCTGGTATAACATCATACCCGACCTCCCGGTACCCCTGCCGCCGGTAATCCATCCGGCTACTAAACAGCCTGTAAAGCCCGACGATCTGGCACCTATATTCCCCATGGCCCTGATACAGCAAGAAGTAAGCCCCGAAAGATTCATTGAGATTCCGGAGCCGGTGCAGAGGGTCTATAAAATGTGGAGGCCAACACCCCTCTACAGGGCCCGCAGGCTGGAAAAAGCCCTGGATACCCCAGCCCACATTTACTACAAATACGAAGGTGGAAGCCCCCCAGGAAGCCACAAGCCTAACACGGCTGTCGCCCAGGCCTACTACAACAAGGCCGAAGGGGTAAAAAGGCTCACCACTGAAACCGGAGCTGGCCAGTGGGGAAGTGCCCTGGCCTTCGGATGCAAGCTCTTCGGCCTGGAATGCAAAGTTTACATGGTCAAAATAAGCTATCAGCAGAAGCCTTACCGCCGCATTTTGATGGAAACCTGGGGGGCTAATGTTGTCCCCAGCCCAAGCCCTGATACCCATGCTGGACGCCAGATCCTGGCCCAGGACCCCAGTTCCCCAGGTTCCCTCGGAATAGCCATAAGCGAGGCCGTAGAAGATGCAGCCACCAGAGACGATACCAAGTATTCCCTGGGCAGCGTGCTGAACCATGTCCTCCTGCATCAGACTATAGTCGGCGAAGAAGCTTTGCTCCAGATGGAGATGGCCGGCGAATTCCCCGATGTTGTAATCGGATGCGTGGGCGGGGGTTCTAACTTCGCAGGCCTGGCTTTCCCATTCCTCCGGGAAAGATTAAAACACAACCTCAAAACCCGCTTCCTGGCCGTTGAACCTACTGCTTGCCCCTCCTTAACCAAGGGAATTTACACCTACGATTTCGGCGATACCGCTGGAACCACCCCCCTCCTCAAGATGTACACGCTGGGCCATAAGTTTGTGCCTCCTGGAATCCACGCCGGAGGCCTCCGCTACCATGGCATGGCTCCCATCATTTGCGCTCTATACAATGGTGGTTACATTGAAGCCGTAGCCTATCCTCAAAATGCAGTCTTTGAAGCTGCCGTCCAGTTCGCCAGAGCTGAGGGTTTCCTCCCAGCCCCCGAAACCGCTCACGCTGTCAGAGCAGCGATAGATGAAGCTATAAAGGCCAAGGAAGCCGGTGAAACCAGAGTAATCCTCTTCAATTTCTCAGGCCACGGCCACTTTGACCTCGCTGCCTACGAAGAATACCTGAGCGGCAGGCTTCCGGACTTTGAATATCCGGCCGAAAAGGTGAAAGAAGCCCTGGAATATTTGCCCATGGTGGGGAGGGAAGATGTCAGAATTTAACCTGCGCATACCAGGACCTGTCCCGCTTCCTCCAGAGGTCAAGGAAGCCCTGGCTGAGGATATGATAGACCACCGGGGCCCTGAATTCGCCGCCCTCTTCGAAGAGATCACCAGAGGGCTTAAGTACGTGTTTCAAACTCACCATGATGTCCTTATCCTCACAGCTTCGGGAACCGGAGGGCTTGAAGCGGCTCTGGTGAATGTCCTCTCACCGGGGGAGAGGGTTTTAGTCGTAGTAAACGGGTTCTTCGGAGAACGCTGGTTTGAAATGGCCCGGGCTTTTGGTCTGGAGGCCATCCCCCTGCACTTCCCTCCAGGCTCAGGAGCAGATCCGGAAGAAATCAGAAAGGCACTGCTGAAAGCCTATCCCTGCAAAGCTCTCCTGATTATCCACAACGAAACTTCTACCGGTGTAACCAACGACCTCAAAGCCATAGCCGAAGCAGCGCAATCTGTGGAAGACCCTCCTCTAATTCTGGTGGACGCCGTAAGCTCCCTGGGAGCTATAGACCTGCGCCCGGATGAGTGGGGATGCGATGTGGTAGTAACGGCTTCCCAAAAGGCCCTGATGGCACCTCCGGGCCTGAGCCTTATCAGCGTAAGCCCGAGAGCCTGGGAGAACTCTGAGAAGGCTTCCCTCCCCCGGTTCTACTGGGATTTCCGCAAGTTCAGAGAATACGCATCCCACCATCAAACCCCCTTTACCCCCGCCCTGAGCGCGCTCTTCGGCCTGAGAGAGTCTCTCAAGCTTATCCAGGAAGAGGGCCTGGAAAAGGTCTTTGCCCGCCACCGGTCAATAGCTGAATTCACCCGCCAGGGCATAAAATCCCTCGGCCTGAGCCTCTTCCCCGATGAAAGGTGGGCCTCAAACACGGTAACAGCCGTCCGGGTCCCTGAAGGCCTGAAAGCCGAAGAGATTATCAGACACCTGCGGGAGGAACACGCCATCGTGGTAGCCGGAGGCCAGGGGGAACTTAAAGGTAAAATCCTCCGCATTGCCCACATTGGCCGGGTTTCCCCCGAGGAAATGGCTCAGGTTATTGAAGCTCTGGGGAAAGTGCTGAAATGTTCAGGGTGCTCGTAACAGAGCCTATTGCCGAAGAAGGAATCGCCCTTCTACAAAAGAGATGCAGGGTGGAATGCAAACCCCTGCTTTCGCCTCGTGACCTGGCCGAAGCCATTGGCCTGTATGAAGCCCTCATCGTGAGGAGCAGAACCAGGGTTACAAAGGAAGTGATAGAGGCGGGCCACAGGCTCAGGGTCATAGCCAGGGCTGGGGCAGGTCTGGACAACATTGACCTAACGGCTGCTGAAAGGAGGGGGATCATCGTCGTCAACGCCGGAGAAAGCGTTGCTGTAGCCGTAGCCGAGCTGGCCTTAGGGCTTATGCTCTCCCTCGCGCGCCGCATACCTCAAGCGCATTTCTCCGTGAAAGGAGGGCTGTGGGAAAAGCACTCCTTCGTCGGAACGCAGCTTCAGGGCAAAACCCTAGGGATAATAGGGTTCGGGAGGATAGGCAGAGCTCTGGCTAAAAGGGCTTTAGCGCTGGAGATGAAGGTCGTCGCTACCGATCCTTTCATCCCTCCGGAAACTGCCACCGGCTCTGGCGTAACTCTTTTGCCCTTGGAGGAACTCCTCCAGAGCTCCGACTTTGTGTCCATCCACGTTCCCCTCACCCCTCAAACCCGCGGGATGATCGGTTGGAGAGAAATTTGCCTGATGAAGCCCACTGCTTACCTCATCAACACTGCCCGCGGTGGCATAGTGGATGAGAGGGCTCTCGCCAAGGCC
This window of the Anaerolineae bacterium genome carries:
- a CDS encoding TrpB-like pyridoxal phosphate-dependent enzyme, producing MERFKFNLDENQLPQAWYNIIPDLPVPLPPVIHPATKQPVKPDDLAPIFPMALIQQEVSPERFIEIPEPVQRVYKMWRPTPLYRARRLEKALDTPAHIYYKYEGGSPPGSHKPNTAVAQAYYNKAEGVKRLTTETGAGQWGSALAFGCKLFGLECKVYMVKISYQQKPYRRILMETWGANVVPSPSPDTHAGRQILAQDPSSPGSLGIAISEAVEDAATRDDTKYSLGSVLNHVLLHQTIVGEEALLQMEMAGEFPDVVIGCVGGGSNFAGLAFPFLRERLKHNLKTRFLAVEPTACPSLTKGIYTYDFGDTAGTTPLLKMYTLGHKFVPPGIHAGGLRYHGMAPIICALYNGGYIEAVAYPQNAVFEAAVQFARAEGFLPAPETAHAVRAAIDEAIKAKEAGETRVILFNFSGHGHFDLAAYEEYLSGRLPDFEYPAEKVKEALEYLPMVGREDVRI
- a CDS encoding alanine--glyoxylate aminotransferase family protein, with translation MSEFNLRIPGPVPLPPEVKEALAEDMIDHRGPEFAALFEEITRGLKYVFQTHHDVLILTASGTGGLEAALVNVLSPGERVLVVVNGFFGERWFEMARAFGLEAIPLHFPPGSGADPEEIRKALLKAYPCKALLIIHNETSTGVTNDLKAIAEAAQSVEDPPLILVDAVSSLGAIDLRPDEWGCDVVVTASQKALMAPPGLSLISVSPRAWENSEKASLPRFYWDFRKFREYASHHQTPFTPALSALFGLRESLKLIQEEGLEKVFARHRSIAEFTRQGIKSLGLSLFPDERWASNTVTAVRVPEGLKAEEIIRHLREEHAIVVAGGQGELKGKILRIAHIGRVSPEEMAQVIEALGKVLKCSGCS